One part of the Vidua chalybeata isolate OUT-0048 chromosome 11, bVidCha1 merged haplotype, whole genome shotgun sequence genome encodes these proteins:
- the LOC128793792 gene encoding arylamine N-acetyltransferase, pineal gland isozyme NAT-3-like: MDIKEYFARISYQGSHNKPDLATLSDIFQHHIQAVPYENLSIHCGERIELDLEVIYNKIVRNKRGGWCMENNYLLSWVLKTLGYNITLLGAKVYVPERDAYPDEINHLLLQVELDGKSYIMDGGFGMAYQMWQPMELISGTDQPQTPGIFRFQEENGTWYFEKVKRKQWVVNPSTSTSPNVENEVCRRIYLFTLQPRDIEEFMGCNAHLQTAPDSKFVLKSMCSLQTADGIRELVGWKLTEIKYNYRDNMDLVEIRILADEEIETTLKEKFSIILDKKFVPVDTPRFF, from the coding sequence ATGGACATCAAGGAGTATTTTGCCAGAATTTCTTACCAGGGCTCCCACAATAAGCCAGACCTGGCTACCTTGTCAGATATATTCCAGCACCACATCCAAGCTGTCCCTTATGAAAACCTCAGCATCCACTGTGGAGAAAGAATTGAGCTGGACCTGGAAGTGATCTACAACAAAATAGTGAGGAACAAACGTGGGGGCTGGTGCATGGAAAACAACTACCTTCTGTCTTGGGTGCTGAAAACTCTTGGCTACAACATCACCCTTCTGGGAGCAAAAGTTTATGTCCCAGAGCGCGATGCCTATCCAGATGAAATCAATCATCTGCTGCTACAAGTGGAGCTTGATGGCAAATCCTACATTATggatgggggatttgggatggccTATCAGATGTGGCAGCCAATGGAGCTGATTTCAGGGACAGATCAGCCTCAGACTCCTGGGATCTTTCgttttcaggaggaaaatgggaCCTGGTACTTTGAGAAAGTGAAAAGGAAGCAGTGGGTTGTGAACCCAAGCACCTCAACTTCCCCAAATGTGGAAAATGAAGTTTGCCGTCGGATTTACCTCTTTACCCTTCAGCCACGAGACATTGAGGAGTTCATGGGCTGCAATGCCCACCTGCAGACAGCACCTGACTCAAAGTTTGTTTTGAAGTCCATGTGCAGTCTGCAGACTGCCGACGGCATCCGGGAACTGGTGGGGTGGAAACTCACTGAGATAAAGTACAATTATAGGGACAATATGGATCTTGTGGAAATCAGAATCCTTGCAGATGAAGAAATAGAGACAACACTGAAGGAGAAATTCAGTATAATACTTGACAAGAAATTTGTACCTGTTGATACCCCCAGGTTCTTCTAA
- the LOC128793793 gene encoding arylamine N-acetyltransferase, pineal gland isozyme NAT-3-like produces MDIKEYFARISYQGSHNKPDLATLSDIFQHHIQAVPFENLSIHCGERIELDLEVIYNKIVRNKRGGWCMENNYLLSWVLKTLGYNITLLGAKVYVPERDAYPDEIDHLLLQVELDGKSYIVDGGFGMAYQLWQPMELISGTDQPQTPGIFRFQEENETWYLEKVKRKQWVVNPSTSTSPDMENEVCCRVYLFTLQPRDIEEFMGCNAHLQTAPDSLFVTKSICSLQTANGVRALVGWKLTEIKYNYRDNMDLVEIRILADEEIETTLKEKFSIKLDKEFVPVNLSK; encoded by the coding sequence ATGGACATCAAGGAGTATTTTGCCAGAATTTCTTACCAGGGCTCCCACAATAAGCCAGACCTGGCTACCTTGTCAGATATATTCCAGCACCACATCCAAGCTGTCCCTTTTGAAAACCTCAGCATCCACTGTGGAGAAAGAATTGAGCTGGACCTGGAAGTGATCTACAACAAAATAGTGAGGAACAAACGTGGGGGCTGGTGCATGGAAAACAACTACCTTCTGTCTTGGGTGCTGAAAACTCTTGGCTACAACATCACCCTTCTGGGAGCAAAAGTTTATGTCCCAGAGCGCGATGCCTATCCAGATGAAATCGATCATCTGCTGCTACAAGTGGAGCTTGATGGCAAATCCTACATTGTggatgggggatttgggatggccTACCAGCTGTGGCAGCCAATGGAGCTGATTTCAGGGACAGATCAGCCTCAGACTCCTGGGATCTTTcgttttcaggaagaaaatgagaccTGGTACCTTGAGAAAGTGAAAAGGAAGCAGTGGGTTGTGAACCCAAGCACCTCGACTTCCCCAGATATGGAAAATGAGGTTTGCTGTCGGGTTTACCTTTTTACCCTTCAGCCACGAGACATTGAGGAGTTCATGGGCTGCAATGCCCACCTGCAGACAGCACCTGACTCGCTCTTTGTGACCAAGTCCATCTGCAGCCTGCAGACCGCCAATGGTGTCCGGGCACTGGTGGGGTGGAAACTCACTGAGATAAAGTACAATTATAGGGACAATATGGATCTTGTGGAAATCAGAATCCTTGCAGATGAAGAAATAGAGACAACACTGAAGGAGAAATTCAGTATAAAACTAGATAAGGAATTTGTACCTGTCAATTTGAGCAAGTGA
- the LOC128793790 gene encoding arylamine N-acetyltransferase, pineal gland isozyme NAT-10: MNLEEYFARTGYKGSTEKQDLETLTDIFQHHIRAVPFENLSIHCREKITLELEHVYNKIVRRKRGGWCMENNQLLGWVLRGLGYETSFLGAYVFNPHQNAYATLMTHLVVKVVIDGKAYIVDGGFGVSYQMWQPMELVSGKDQPQAPGVFRFTEKNGVWYLEKMRRKQYIPNQSFSSSDLLEKKECRKVYMFSLEPRTVEDFRFQCAYLQTSPDSLFTKKSICTLQTTDGFRALIGWTLTETTYNYKENMDLVEFVTLEDEEVEKTLKEKFNITLERKLVPINVKGSYTI, translated from the coding sequence ATGAACCTTGAAGAGTATTTTGCAAGAACTGGCTATAAAGGCTCCACTGAAAAACAAGATTTGGAAACCTTAACCGATATATTCCAGCATCACATCCGTGCTGTTCCCTTCGAAAACCTCAGCATccactgcagggagaaaattacTTTGGAGTTGGAGCACGTTTACAACAAGATTGTGCGGAGGAAGCGGGGTGGCTGGTGCATGGAAAACaaccagctgctgggctgggtgctGAGGGGCCTGGGGTATGAGACCAGCTTCCTGGGAGCGTACGTGTTCAACCCCCACCAGAACGCCTACGCCACCCTCATGACCCACCTCGTGGTAAAGGTCGTCATCGATGGCAAAGCCTACATCGTTGATGGAGGCTTCGGGGTGTCCTACCAGATGTGGCAGCCCATGGAGCTCGTGTCAGGGAAAGACCAGCCCCAGGCTCCCGGCGTCTTCCGCTTCACGGAGAAAAACGGTGTCTGGTACCTGGAGAAAATGAGGCGGAAACAATACATCCCCAATCAGAGCTTCTCCAGCTCTGATCTGCTGGAGAAAAAAGAGTGTCGCAAGGTTTATATGTTCAGCCTTGAGCCACGGACAGTGGAAGATTTCCGCTTCCAGTGCGCATACCTCCAGACCTCTCCAGATTCCCTCTTCACAAAGAAGTCCATCTGCACCCTCCAGACCACCGATGGATTCCGAGCGCTAATTGGCTGGACACTCACTGAGACCACGTACAACTACAAGGAAAACATGGATCTGGTGGAATTTGTAACTCTTGAGGATGAAGAggtggaaaaaaccctcaaagaGAAATTTAACATCACCCTAGAGAGAAAACTTGTCCCCATTAATGTTAAAGGATCTTACACAATCTAG
- the LOC128793789 gene encoding arylamine N-acetyltransferase, liver isozyme-like, whose translation MNIQEYFGRISYNKPHKDADLQTLTAIFQHHIHTIPFENLSMHCGEAIELDLQSTYNKIVRKKRGGWCLETNHLLFWALQELGYDVCILGANSYEPAEKGYTAQINHILLKVVIRGESYIVDAGFGGAYQMWQPLMLISGKDQPQVPGIFHFMEDDGTWYFEKVKRKHYIPEHSKNDFPHSPDLGNIRKIYRFTLEPRHIDDFQGLNAYLQVFPDNILQKKSICTLQTTSGVLTLVGWTLTEMKYNYTEDMDLVNITTLTDEEVEKTLKEKFNIVLENKLVPVNVCGLPPNLVDKI comes from the coding sequence ATGAACATTCAGGAGTATTTTGGAAGAATATCTTACAACAAGCCCCATAAGGATGCAGACTTGCAGACCCTGACAGCCATCTTCCAGCATCACATCCACACCATTCCTTTTGAGAACCTCAGCATGCACTGCGGGGAGGCCATCGAACTGGATTTGCAGTCTACTTACAATAAGATTGTGAGAAAGAAACGTGGTGGATGGTGCCTGGAAACCAACCACCTCCTCTTCTGGGCCTTGCAAGAATTAGGGTATGACGTCTGTATTCTTGGTGCAAACAGCTATGAGCCAGCAGAGAAGGGATACACTGCTCAGATAAACCATATCCTGCTGAAGGTGGTGATCAGGGGAGAGTCCTACATAGTAGATGCTGGGTTTGGTGGTGCCTACCAGATGTGGCAGCCACTGATGCTGATTTCTGGGAAGGACCAACCCCAGGTTCCTGGCATTTTCCACTTCATGGAAGACGATGGCACCTGGTACTTCGAGAAAGTCAAAAGGAAGCATTACATTCCTGAGCACAGCAAGAATGACTTCCCTCATTCTCCAGACCTGGGGAATATCCGAAAAATATATAGATTTACTCTCGAGCCACGGCATATAGATGACTTCCAGGGGCTAAATGCATACCTCCAAGTGTTTCCAGATAACATCCTTCAGAAGAAGTCAATCTGCACTCTCCAAACCACCAGTGGGGTCCTTACCTTAGTTGGATGGACCCTCACTGAGATGAAGTACAACTACACAGAGGACATGGACCTGGTGAACATCACAACCCTTACAGATGAAGAGGTTGAGAAGACACTGAAAGAGAAATTCAATATAGTACTGGAGAACAAACTTGTACCAGTAAATGTTTGTGGCTTGCCACCTAATTTAGTGGATAAGATCTAA